The Oenanthe melanoleuca isolate GR-GAL-2019-014 chromosome 1, OMel1.0, whole genome shotgun sequence genome segment ttttttgttggtttttttttgttgttgttgttgtttttggttgttttggtttttttgggtattggtttttttgtttgtttgttttttgttttgtttttcctgtgaatCATCTTCTCTCCTCAGTGTGTGCCttgacagcaggagcaggcttTCCCCGAGAGCTGAGCACATCCTCCAGCCAGGCATCGCTCTtgtcacctcctgctctgctcagaggcGCTGCCcatgccaggagcagcccctgcccagacgggtcctgctctgcagacacctAAACCCACCCAAAACTGGCATCCAGGGAATTAACTCgctgctcctggcagagtcAGGCCCCCCCAAACTGCAGAGTGGGCGGCGCAGGGGGGAGGGATGTGAATAAACAAGGTCTGGACAGTCCTTGATAGCAAATGTTTATCTAAGAGCTGCCCCCACCCAGCTGGCTCTGGGCCTGGGTGACTCAGCTGGTTCTGGGGAGGTTTCATGCCAGGGATGAGCCAGGGTAGATTAAAGTCTTCAATTTGTTTATCCTCCTCCCCAGAAAAACACGGACGCTCTCGATTCCCCTTGTCTAGGAGAGACACCAGGTTTCACAGTGAAACTCTGAGTGGCTCCTCCGTGCAGAGTGTGGGGTGGCAGGACTttatccccccaaaatcccaaaaacccaatTTCCAGAGGCAAACCCCCCCAAagccccagagcacaggcaggtgCGTTCTGTGCCCACGCTGGCGCCGCAGCCCGTCCCCCCTGCcctcagggacactcagaggcagcagagtTGACAGGACGAGCTTTATTTGCTGTCAGAAGCGCTGGCTCAGGGGCAGGCGCTGCCGCCCCGGGCTCTCAGTGGTACTTGCGGGCCAGCGCGTGGGCCACCACACGCACCAGCTTCTGCCACGCGGCCTGGCAGTCGGGAGTGAAGTCCTTGCCGAAGTGGGCGGCCAGGACCACCACCAGGATGtcacccaggagctgtggggacaggacagCCCCGGGTTAGCAGCGCCTGCACAGCCCCGACATCCCCGCGCAGGAAATCCGCACCCTCGGGaacctccccagcccctcaaaCTTGGTCTCTGCTCCTACTCTAAAGGTTCATCTGCTACCCCATGGCAAGAGGAGCCAAAAACTCTCCAGCGTTTTTTGGGGTCAATTTTTCGTTGTCCCTTCTGGCTTTGTTTTGGAGCTTCTCTCAAGACCCACCCTGGCACAAACAACGAGCTCCTGCCGGCACAGGGGGAtttctgctgccccagcccagggacaaaTGCTGGGGCTAATTCCCCACTGAGATATTCCCAGATCCTCCATAGATCCTCTTTTACTTTTGGCATCCAGTGCTCCTCACtcatctccctgctctcctctgtgcCAAACTTtgctccttctcttccccctcAGCTCAAACCTCTTCCTGCTCAGCAACTGCTGTCACTTTGTTCTCCCCCTCCATTCCCTGAGTGAAACCAcgtcctgctgtccctgctgtccccgctgtcccttctgtccccgctgtcccctgcacacagtccctgtcaccccagcctgctgtccctgctgtcccttctgtccccgctgtcccctgcacacagccccTGTCACCCCAGCCTGCACGGTGCCCTCTCACCCTggctccctcccctctctgcccctctgcctctCCCCCTGATGCCACCCCCggcccctctcctccctctggGTCAATCCCTCTCTGCTGGGCGCCAGGCCGAGGGGACAGTgtcctggggagggggctcaggGCGCACTCACCCTGAAGTTCTCGGGGTCCACGTGCAGCTTGTCGCAGTGCAGCTCGGACAGCTGGGCGAAGGTGCCCTTGATGCTGTCCAGGTTCTTGACGGCCTCCCCGAAGGAGGTCAGCACCTTCTTGCCATGGGCCTGCACCTTGGGGTTGCCAAGCACGGCCGTGGCGCTGGACAGGTTCCCGAAGGAGGCGAAGAACCTCTGGGTCCAGGGGTAGACGAtcagcagcctggggagagaCACGGGACACGGTCAGACCCACGCTGcgtgccctgtccctgtccctgtccctgtccccgtccctgtccccgtccctgtccccctgcagggccagggctctCTCACCTGGCCAGGGCCTCGCCGCCGCACTCGGCCACGTTGACCTTGCCCCAGAGGCCGGTGATGAGCTGCTTCTCCTCGGCTGTCCACTGCACCATGGTGTCGGCTGGAGGCTCGCCTGGCTCGGAGGAACGCTGGCTCTTGCTCCCGAAGGGTTGCACGCTGGGCAGCCGTGGCCAGCCCCGCTTTTATCCCCTGAGCCCGgcccctcctctgccctctGCACCCCTCCATTGGCTGCACCCCCGGGGGCCCCACGCTGCTCCCCGGGAGGGGACACggcccagggaggggacacacacGGCCCAGGGTGGGGCCCAGGGCAAGGTGCCCAGACCCAGCTCTGGGCCTGGCCACCCCCGTCACCGTCCCTGATTTCCAGCCGTGCTGCAGGGTGACATTATCTCTGTGCAGTCCCAGCACAGCGCTGGAAGGGGTGCCTGGTGCCCCTTGGGCAGTGCCAACCCCTGAGGCAGGGCACGCAGCCTTGGGCTCTCGGGTTCTCCCTGTTTGCACCCGTTTGTCCTTCTCTCCTTGCAGGACCTGCCAGggtttcttcttcctctgtttgcacccatttctccttctctccttgcAGGACCTGCCAGGGTTTGTGTTCTCCCTCTGTTTGCACccattcctccttctcctctccttgtAGGACCTGCCAGGGTTTGGGTTCTCCCTCTATTTGCAaccatttctccttctctccttgcAGGACCTGCCAGGGTTTGGGTTCTCCCTCTATTTGCAaccatttctccttctctccttgcAGGACCTGCCAGGGTTTGGGTTCTCCCTCTATTTGCAaccatttctccttctctccttgcAGGACCTGCCAGGGTTTGGGTTCTCCCTCTATTTGCAaccatttctccttctctccttgcAGGACCTGCCAGGGTTTGGGttctccctctgcttccccatcagctctgcaggagtTTCACTGACTTCAGGATGACACTGCTAAAACCACAGCAAggccctgcagccctgagggAGCTCCTGTCTCAAAGAGCCCCTTGGCAAAGGTCAGGCAAGGCTGGCAAGGAGATGTTACAGCCCAGGGAAAGCCACCTGCTGCAGGGTAGGCTTACAGGGCATGAGGAGAGCTAGGGTtactggggttactgggatcCCAcagaatccccaaatccctgagctggaaaagccctcccagccccttaGTGCCAGCTGTCCCCATACCCACTTGTCAccctccaggtgccacctgcagggatggggaccccaaacctccctgggcagttccaagccctgagctccctttccatgaagaagaAACATCTGCACAGATGTGCAGCCTGAGGCAGTGCCTGGCCCAGGGGTTCAGCAGCTGGATGATCCtgaggaggggagaggcagCCGGgtcccctggggctgctctgccccgGTGCCAGCTGAAGGAGGgctcaggcacagggatggagctcggggggctcagggatgccctgctgggctctgggtgacTTGCAGTGagtgtttgtgtttgctgctgctcactgaggCACCCGGGTCAGCCTGGGGGTGACTCTGTGCCCGGCCCTCTGCAATCAGCACTTGCTGTTCCACGGTATCTCAGAgtcccagcctgctctgggctggaagggacctccaaTCTcacccagccccatcccctgcacgggcagggacacctcccactagccCACGtttgttccaagccccatccaaccaaGCCCTGATGGTTGTGTCTGTTACATTCTGCCTTGGCTAATCTAAGAATGACACAGACTTTAAAAACCCCAAGGCAGCAGAACCCCACACGCAGGAATTTACAAACTGTGGCCCCAATCTCCACCACTTCTCCCACTGCATGTTTTTGTACAGCTCTACTCCACTCACTCTGGGAAACCTTAAAACATTAAACCAAGCAGTGCACCTGATGTCTCCAAAAAGTGACAGTgtgtttctgtttgtgttttgtggtgtttatttgggttttgtcCTGAACATTCCTCTGGGATCTCCACCTTAGACAAGTTTCACTTGCATGAAGGAGACTTTGGCCCATGTTATCCCATGTTGTTATCTCCTGTTATCCCACGTTATCCCATGTTGTTATCTCCTGTTATCCCGTGTTACCCTGTGTTGTCCCATGTTGGTATCCCATGTTATCCCATGTAATCCCACATTATCCCATGTAATCCCACATTGTTATCCCACGTTATCCCTCATTGTTATCCCATGTTATTCCATGGTATTCCATGTTGTTATCCCATGTATCCCATGTTGGTATCCCACGTTATCCCATGTTATCCCATGTTGTTACCCCATGTTGTTATCCCATGTTATCCCACGTTATCCCATGTTGTTATCCCACATTACCCCACGTAATGTGTAATTTGTGAGATTTGCTCCCCAGCCGCCCGTCCCTGCCCATTCCCACAGAGAGGCAGACGctctggtgctggagcagccgGGGTTTATTGGGCACATTCGGGGTTTATTGGGCACAGCCGGGGTTTACTGGGCTCAGCCATGGTTTATTTGGCTCAGCTGGGGTTTATCGGGCACATCTGGGGTTTATTGGGCACATCTGGGGTTTATTTGGCTCAGCCATGGTTTATTTGGCTCAGCTGGTGTTTATCGGCTCTGGGAGccccgggctgtccccaggtgccgGGGCTCAGTGGTACTCGTGGGCCAGCGCGTGGGCCACCACTCGCACCATCTTCTGCCAGGCGGCCTGGCAGGCGGGGGTGAAGTCCTTGCCGAAGTGGGCGGCCAGGACCACGATGAGGATGTCACCCAGGAGCTGGCACGGAGGGGGGAAGCcgtcagctgctgctgtccccacagccctcccCCCGTCCCCCTCGGTcccggggaggggacagcagggcaagGAGCAGATTGACGCTGGCCCGAGCAGGGCACGcactcctggcacagcctgtgccagccctgggatgcCCGGGTGTGCTGGATGCTGCCCCAGCACCttcctgtgcctgctgagcttgtcctccctcagctcccacCGGGTTtagcccttccctggctgcccctgggctcGGAACCCTCCTGCCAAAGTGCCTGTGCTGTTTTCCCTTCTGGTTTAACCACTCCCTCCCAGCCGAGCTCAGCTCTTCCCTTAAACCCCGGCTCAGTTCCTTCCcttctggcagctccagggtgtTTCTGCTGGCCAGCACACATCTGTCTCTGCATTTCTGCCCTTTCCCTGGCCGGCCTGGCTGCCTCCTCGcacagatcccagccccagagctcctccctgctccccccagaTAGGACTCtgctttcccctccctgccctccccaggcccccaggcagccccacgGTTTCTCTCGAGGTCTCCCTGACTGCCCGACCCCTCTGAGACGCCAGGAGCACCTCCCGAGCCCAgaccctctgcccagcccagctggagcccagcatgGCTCACCCTGAAGTTCTCGGGGTCCACGTGCAGCTTGTCACAGTGCAGTTTGCTCAGCTGGGCAAAAGATTTCTTGATGGTGTCCAGGTTCTTGATGGCCTCCCCGAAGGAGGTCAGCACCTTCTTGCCGTGGGCACGGACCATGGGGTTGCCAAGGATGGCCGTGGGGCTGGACAGGTTCCCGAAGGAGGCGAAGAACCTCTGGGTCCAGGGGTAGACGAtcagcagcctggggagagaggcagggacacagacagacaAAGAGACATTGAGGCTGCATGGCTGGAGGGGtttgctctgcagggctgcacccacctgggcagggctcacacacctgggcagggctgcacacctgggcagggctcacacacctgggcagggctcacacacctgggcagagctgcacccaCATGGCAGAGCTCACTCACCTGCCCAGATCTCTCTCACCTGCCCGGAGCTCACCCACCTGGCCAGATCTGTCTCACCTGCCCAGAGCTCTCTCACCTGCCCAGATCTCACTCACCTGGCCAGAGCCTCGGCGCCGCAGTCGCCCACGTTGACCTTGGCCCAGAGGCCGGTGATGAGCTGCTTCTCCTCGGCTGTCCAGTGCACCATGGTGCTGGTTCGGTGTGTCCGGTCCCGAGCAgtgcggggccgcggccgcccggGGTTTTATAGGGGCTGGGGCTAATCTGGGccgggagccgggctgggggccgggaggagcggggctgcgggggcaGATAGCGCGGCTGGCCGCGGGCCAGGGGGGACAGGGGCCCCTTCCCCGCCTGTGACAGTACCCCTGCacggccccagccccgcgggGTGGCAcgggcagtgtccccagtgtccccagcgtccccagtgtccccagtgtccccagcccctcctgcccagggagCGCTGCCAGGTGCTCTGCACTGGGAACCGTGGGATCCCGGACTGCTCCGGCTTAGGAGGGACCTTACAGCCGCCCgtgccaccctgccctggcagggacacctttaATTCAACCCCTGCGCTCGGGTTTCCCTCTAAAGAATTCAGAGAGCCCTGGCTCACGGACTCCAACAACCTCCCGCTGTCCCCGGCTGCTCCCGCCTGCCCTGGGACACTTGGGGATGTGCCCTGGGCACGCagagagctcccagcagctgcactggtgcccagggcacccacagctggcacagctgaaaGCAGGGCTGTAAACTCCCTCAGAAAGGATTTAAACGTGGGTTTAAACTACATGAAAAAGGATTTAAACGTGGGTTTAAATTCCCTCAGAAAGGATTTAAACGTGGGTTTAAACTACATGAAAAAGGATTTAAACGTGGGTTTAAACTACATGAAAAAGGATTTAAACGTGGGTTTAAATTCCCTCAGAAAGGATTTAAACGTGGGTTTAAACTCCCAGAGAAAGGATTTAAACGTGGGTTTAAACTACATGAAAAAGGATTTAAACATGGGTTTAAACTGCCTGAGAAAGGATTTAAACATGGGTTTAAGCTCCCAGAGAAAGGATTTAAACATGGGGTTAAGCTCCCAGAGAAAGGATTTCAACATGAAAAAGGATTTAAACATGGGTTTAAACTACATGAAAAATGATTTAAATGTGGGTTTAAATCACCCCGAGAAAGGATTTAAACATGGGTTTAAACTCTCTGAGAAAGGATTTAAACGTGGGTTTAAGCTTCCAGAGAAAAGATTTAAACATGGGTTTAAACTACATGAAAAAGGATTTAAACCTGCGTTTAAGCTCCCAGAGAAAGGATTTAAACCTGCGTTTAAGCTCCCACAGAAAAGATTTAAACATGGGTTTAAGCTCCCAGAGAAAGGATTTAAACATGAGTTTAAACTCCCCGAGAAGGGATTCCAAGGGTTTCCAAATGTGCAGGTTGTTGAGCCATGGGTTGATTTGAAGCAAGGCTGCGCTgggctggcccagggctggTCACAGCACTGACCGCTGGCCCCAGGGCCGGTCACAGCACTGACCCCTGGCCCCGGGGCTGGTCACAGCACTGACccctggccccagggctggtcacagcactgacccctggccccagggctggtCACAGCACTGACCGCTGGTCCCGGGCTGTTCACAGCACTGACCGCTGGTCCCAGGCTGTTCACAGCACCGGCCCCTGGCCAGGACACGCTCAGAGCCGCGGGCTCCCAGCGGggcagacacagccccagcGCCTGCAGGACGGCAGGCTGAGCCTGGGCAAGGCTgagcctgggcagagctgagcctgggcagggctgagcctgggcagggctgagcctgggcagagctgagcctgggcagggctgagcctgggcagg includes the following:
- the LOC130248945 gene encoding hemoglobin subunit beta, whose protein sequence is MVQWTAEEKQLITGLWGKVNVAECGGEALARLLIVYPWTQRFFASFGNLSSATAVLGNPKVQAHGKKVLTSFGEAVKNLDSIKGTFAQLSELHCDKLHVDPENFRLLGDILVVVLAAHFGKDFTPDCQAAWQKLVRVVAHALARKYH
- the LOC130256920 gene encoding hemoglobin subunit beta — encoded protein: MVHWTAEEKQLITGLWAKVNVGDCGAEALARLLIVYPWTQRFFASFGNLSSPTAILGNPMVRAHGKKVLTSFGEAIKNLDTIKKSFAQLSKLHCDKLHVDPENFRLLGDILIVVLAAHFGKDFTPACQAAWQKMVRVVAHALAHEYH